The following are from one region of the Nostoc cf. commune SO-36 genome:
- a CDS encoding Nif11-like leader peptide family natural product precursor: MSIQNAKAFFNAVLTNDNFRSQLQSPKTNEERAVAIRAAGYDFTPEESQQLLNQIIQAAAISNSLSEAELEAVSGGLLGAVTGPGALLVGSATGIGGAVGGAVTAVLSGTDPVPAAVGGAVGGFVGGAQGPA, translated from the coding sequence ATGTCTATCCAAAATGCCAAGGCGTTTTTTAATGCGGTACTTACAAATGATAATTTCCGAAGCCAACTTCAAAGCCCTAAAACTAATGAGGAACGTGCTGTAGCTATAAGAGCGGCAGGATATGATTTCACTCCAGAAGAATCTCAGCAGTTGCTCAATCAAATTATTCAAGCAGCAGCTATTAGTAACAGTCTAAGTGAGGCTGAGTTAGAAGCAGTTTCTGGAGGATTACTAGGAGCAGTAACCGGACCAGGTGCTCTTCTAGTTGGTTCCGCAACTGGTATTGGTGGGGCTGTTGGTGGGGCAGTAACCGCAGTGCTCAGCGGGACTGATCCAGTTCCAGCTGCTGTTGGTGGGGCTGTTGGTGGATTTGTCGGTGGTGCCCAAGGCCCAGCATAG
- a CDS encoding S8 family peptidase, with protein sequence MKLLQTIVTSGVIVTTAALGGFVTKVQAATFTLPIEAAAKATGVDVLRDRYGLDGTGITIGVLSDSFATAKTFDASNNLDTYATNIADGYLPSNVNVLNDYAKTGTTDEGRALLQIIHAVAPGANLAFHTSLNTTDTFGQGIQALAAAGADIIVDDWGYIYPPIAPPDTPLNLLDLEPPNGSINQAINAVLNQGISYFTSADNNYLPPNSQVPGVPIYGHPNNPNALTVGAVYYGNAESYSSKTFDVVVKQGQLEPFSSEGNPDSLKPDVVAPDGLAISFNLGGGSPLDANPDFYTFLGTSASAPFTAAVAALLLEGDPSATPTEIYDALRDTADSPSLGFDSRLGFGLIQADDAIVALGVEPKPVPEPSATLGLLGVGVLIVGLRLKPFSRSSRLWLSPVRGGASKPLV encoded by the coding sequence TTGAAACTCCTGCAAACAATCGTTACGTCAGGGGTGATTGTGACAACTGCTGCACTTGGGGGCTTTGTTACCAAGGTTCAGGCGGCTACTTTCACCCTACCAATTGAAGCAGCAGCCAAAGCTACAGGGGTTGATGTTTTGCGCGATCGCTACGGTCTAGATGGCACTGGAATTACCATCGGCGTACTATCAGATAGCTTCGCTACAGCAAAGACCTTCGATGCCTCTAACAACCTGGATACTTATGCCACCAACATAGCCGATGGCTACTTACCATCTAATGTTAACGTGCTAAACGACTATGCTAAGACTGGTACCACGGATGAGGGTCGCGCTTTATTGCAGATCATCCATGCTGTGGCTCCAGGAGCTAACTTAGCGTTTCACACAAGCTTGAACACCACGGATACCTTCGGTCAAGGCATTCAGGCTCTAGCGGCTGCTGGGGCAGACATAATTGTGGATGATTGGGGTTACATATACCCTCCCATTGCTCCTCCTGATACACCTTTAAACCTACTAGATTTGGAGCCTCCGAACGGGTCAATTAACCAGGCGATTAACGCGGTACTTAACCAGGGGATTTCTTACTTCACTAGTGCTGATAATAATTATCTTCCACCCAATAGCCAAGTGCCTGGTGTTCCAATATACGGGCATCCAAATAACCCAAATGCGCTGACCGTTGGAGCAGTGTACTACGGCAACGCGGAATCCTACTCAAGCAAAACGTTCGATGTTGTTGTAAAACAGGGGCAACTAGAACCCTTCTCTTCGGAAGGCAACCCAGATTCTCTCAAGCCGGATGTTGTGGCTCCAGATGGGCTAGCAATTTCCTTTAACTTAGGTGGAGGTTCCCCTCTTGATGCCAACCCCGACTTCTACACTTTCTTAGGTACCTCGGCCTCGGCTCCTTTCACAGCCGCAGTTGCAGCACTGTTACTAGAGGGCGATCCAAGCGCAACACCTACTGAAATCTATGATGCTCTAAGAGATACGGCTGACAGCCCTTCGTTAGGCTTCGACTCCAGACTTGGCTTCGGACTGATCCAGGCAGACGATGCTATTGTTGCACTGGGTGTGGAACCCAAACCAGTCCCCGAACCTTCTGCAACTCTAGGCTTGCTAGGTGTTGGTGTTCTAATTGTTGGTTTGCGCCTGAAACCCTTTAGCAGAAGTTCAAGACTATGGTTAAGCCCAGTCAGAGGTGGGGCTTCAAAGCCTTTAGTTTGA
- a CDS encoding response regulator transcription factor produces MTKILVIEDEPESRDIFLDSLKAEGFEAIAAENGLVGIQQAQEHLPDLVLCDIMMPELDGYGVLNALRQNPLTATIPFIFLSAKSTKTEVRQGMNLGADDYLTKPSTVEDLLEAIATRLEKQATMRQCYVAQSPPVPESQSTDADTSADSQSILPTCPQLKEVFDFIEANYHQSITLCDVAQAVGYSAAYLTDLVRRQTGKPVNHWIVERRMAAVRTLLLETNQSANQIAEAVGYQNEGHFFRQFRQYHGTTPQAWRKAQQIE; encoded by the coding sequence ATGACTAAAATTCTAGTGATTGAAGATGAGCCAGAAAGCCGAGATATATTTTTGGACAGTTTAAAAGCAGAAGGGTTTGAAGCGATCGCTGCGGAAAATGGTCTTGTTGGTATTCAGCAAGCACAAGAACACTTGCCTGATTTGGTACTGTGCGACATTATGATGCCAGAACTAGATGGTTATGGTGTTTTGAATGCATTGCGCCAAAACCCTTTAACAGCAACAATTCCCTTCATTTTTCTCAGCGCCAAATCTACAAAAACTGAGGTTCGTCAAGGGATGAATTTGGGAGCTGATGATTATCTTACCAAGCCCTCGACAGTAGAGGATTTGTTGGAAGCGATCGCTACCCGACTAGAAAAACAAGCAACCATGCGTCAGTGCTATGTTGCTCAGTCCCCGCCAGTGCCAGAATCCCAAAGTACTGACGCAGACACATCGGCAGATTCCCAATCAATCTTGCCTACTTGCCCTCAACTTAAAGAGGTTTTCGACTTTATCGAAGCCAATTATCATCAATCCATTACCCTGTGCGACGTAGCCCAAGCAGTAGGTTATTCAGCAGCTTACCTAACCGACCTAGTGCGACGCCAGACAGGAAAACCAGTGAATCATTGGATTGTCGAGCGCCGGATGGCAGCAGTACGTACCTTACTTTTAGAAACTAACCAGTCCGCAAATCAGATTGCTGAGGCTGTGGGTTATCAGAATGAGGGTCATTTCTTTCGTCAGTTTCGCCAGTATCACGGGACTACCCCCCAAGCTTGGCGGAAAGCGCAGCAAATCGAGTAG
- a CDS encoding sensor histidine kinase: MVISNRILEQNNFPIRLLLEKELQHTKSVIIDMEDAVFWVKPDAGFLYANDAACSLVRYSREELLFMTMHDIKPDFSPAVWSKHWRTVKEQGYLYFESLYGTKEDQIFPVELTIIYLEYNSSEYACILIRNISQRQQTSIVLQKVNEVLECKVQQLTAELRDANQQLCREKVLRQQVETALEQEKLLTEHRAHFFSMLSHEFRTPLNIISLSASLLKRHLYRWTEEKKLQYLQRLEVGVEQISQLMDAIFLNSRGETEKLKFEPKPLNLLELCGDILAEMNLNQSNATCLMPGEHDDSSSWKEPRQLPLPRESPRKEEVSSKESLCSNNSGQHDRFSISASPETPDYAVTLISQGDCTVCVDQKLLQLILRNLLSNAVKYSPNGSTIDLIVSRRDEQVIFQIKDRGIGISVRDQQRLFKPFHRGTNIGNIAGNGLGLALVKKLVDLHGGEISVASEVGIGTTFTIALPVQ, translated from the coding sequence ATGGTTATTAGCAACCGCATTTTAGAGCAAAACAACTTTCCAATCAGACTGTTACTAGAAAAGGAGTTACAGCATACTAAATCTGTAATTATTGATATGGAAGATGCAGTTTTTTGGGTAAAGCCAGATGCGGGGTTTCTCTACGCCAATGATGCAGCGTGTAGTTTGGTGAGATATTCTCGTGAAGAGTTACTCTTTATGACTATGCACGACATCAAACCAGACTTTTCGCCAGCAGTCTGGTCAAAGCATTGGAGAACTGTTAAAGAGCAGGGCTATTTATACTTTGAATCTTTATATGGAACTAAAGAAGATCAGATTTTTCCCGTAGAACTTACTATTATTTATTTGGAATACAACTCTAGCGAATATGCCTGTATCTTGATTCGCAATATCAGTCAACGCCAGCAGACATCTATCGTCTTACAAAAGGTTAATGAAGTATTAGAGTGCAAAGTTCAACAGCTTACAGCTGAATTAAGAGACGCTAATCAGCAGTTATGCCGAGAGAAAGTTTTGCGCCAGCAGGTAGAGACGGCTTTAGAACAAGAAAAACTACTCACCGAACACAGAGCGCACTTTTTCTCTATGCTTTCTCACGAATTTCGCACTCCGTTAAATATTATCTCACTGTCCGCTAGTCTGCTTAAACGTCATCTTTATCGGTGGACTGAAGAGAAAAAATTACAATACTTGCAACGCTTGGAAGTAGGAGTTGAACAAATCAGCCAATTGATGGATGCAATTTTCCTCAACAGTAGAGGAGAAACAGAAAAGCTCAAGTTTGAACCAAAACCACTTAACCTGCTCGAATTGTGCGGTGACATATTGGCAGAAATGAATTTGAATCAAAGCAATGCCACTTGCTTGATGCCGGGAGAACATGATGACAGTTCCTCGTGGAAAGAACCACGCCAGTTACCACTACCAAGGGAATCTCCCCGTAAGGAAGAAGTTTCGAGCAAAGAAAGTCTCTGCTCAAACAACTCTGGACAACACGATCGCTTCTCAATATCTGCGTCACCAGAGACTCCTGACTACGCAGTTACCTTAATTAGTCAAGGTGATTGTACGGTTTGTGTAGATCAAAAATTGCTACAGCTTATTCTCAGAAATTTGCTCTCAAATGCGGTCAAATATTCTCCAAACGGCAGCACGATTGATTTGATAGTTTCTCGCCGAGATGAACAAGTCATCTTTCAGATTAAAGATCGAGGAATTGGCATTTCTGTAAGAGATCAACAACGACTATTTAAGCCATTTCATCGCGGTACGAATATCGGCAATATCGCCGGTAATGGATTAGGATTAGCACTTGTCAAAAAGCTTGTAGACCTGCATGGTGGTGAAATTTCAGTTGCCAGCGAGGTTGGAATAGGTACTACATTCACGATTGCCCTACCAGTGCAGTGA
- a CDS encoding potassium-transporting ATPase subunit F, which produces MWCQWRRQKLPLYLFLAMCFNLVVAPMVYAATGEQLSRSQSWGLGLLGLVTLGLSIYLFFVMFVPEKF; this is translated from the coding sequence ATGTGGTGTCAATGGCGTAGACAAAAGCTGCCACTCTATTTGTTCTTGGCGATGTGTTTCAACCTAGTGGTTGCACCTATGGTCTATGCAGCTACTGGTGAACAACTTTCCCGCAGTCAATCTTGGGGATTGGGGCTGTTAGGACTTGTAACACTAGGGCTTTCTATCTATTTATTTTTTGTAATGTTTGTACCGGAGAAATTCTAA
- a CDS encoding NHL repeat-containing protein produces MINRLLMELEQLRQKLNQHIKKLSKPRYLQKSKTFNFLLSLTVAVIVTAFGITTDWTTTETPTLTDKVLWTGNSVDSGNLRVQNNTEIPTLTDKVLWAGNRIDSENLLVQNNTETPALTYKTSWIGNTVGSGNLRVQNNIEAMYVAPDGTVYTNSHWDEAGNEAGIYKDGKVIGSLEDTHGWSRGGGKAVTASSKYAYIAMTQGAGGNKKEDYPPEGTTWYCVRRYNLLGKPAPFSNGRGRDKSMVITSTKSEVTGLATVENELYVSDFAANRIRVYDTDTMKELRSFNVPNPGTITIDRQKNLWIIQSKKGGKPAKILHYSQNGKQLPQQIADVVEPTAIAINHQGKLLVAENGPRQQMLIYDIKSQPVQVGSFGSKGGIYAGVPGEVRDLKLYGLTGVGTDASGNIYINSNGFNRSGTDLRKFSPSGKLIWRSLGLIFVDNADADPKTDGVDLFTKQEHYLMDYSKPAGKQWTYKAYTLNAFKYPQDPRLHTSPDGTFFRRIQGKPFLFLTDMYSSFLQIYRFNPATDGKIAIPAGMFVGTNGDKKSITGTWPPHQPKQGEWIWRDGNGNGTFEKNEYDISKDYPYLGGWWVDSKGDVWKALRTQDGTGIRHYPLQGIDSKGNPIYSYSSMEKQTTPSIFNDLRRIEYFPQTDTMYLSGFTVDHPAFGDDTKVAGSEIARFDNWSQGNRTPRWRIVIPYDTTGKREVATAAISVAGDNVFAVTFKTAEVYVYNATTGAQVDKLKPGPEVGGESGWIDIPYGIRAFRRSNGEYLVFVEENWKGKVIVYRLAG; encoded by the coding sequence ATGATAAATAGATTACTGATGGAGTTAGAACAACTCCGTCAAAAGCTCAATCAGCACATCAAAAAACTATCTAAACCTAGATATTTGCAAAAAAGTAAAACTTTTAACTTTTTACTCAGTCTGACTGTTGCAGTTATTGTTACTGCTTTTGGAATTACAACAGACTGGACAACAACAGAAACACCCACACTTACAGACAAAGTATTGTGGACGGGTAATAGTGTTGACAGTGGAAATCTGCGGGTACAAAACAATACTGAAATACCCACGCTTACAGACAAAGTATTGTGGGCAGGTAATAGGATTGACAGTGAAAATTTGCTGGTACAAAACAATACTGAAACACCCGCACTTACTTACAAAACATCATGGATAGGTAATACTGTTGGCAGTGGAAATCTGCGAGTACAAAACAATATTGAGGCAATGTATGTTGCACCAGATGGCACAGTTTATACCAACAGCCATTGGGATGAGGCGGGAAACGAGGCAGGAATATATAAAGATGGTAAGGTTATTGGTTCCCTTGAGGATACTCACGGCTGGAGTCGTGGTGGTGGCAAAGCGGTAACAGCCAGCAGTAAATATGCTTATATTGCCATGACTCAGGGAGCGGGCGGTAATAAAAAAGAAGATTACCCACCAGAAGGAACAACCTGGTATTGCGTTAGACGCTATAACTTGTTAGGGAAACCTGCGCCATTTTCAAATGGGCGTGGCAGGGATAAAAGTATGGTGATTACCAGTACTAAAAGTGAAGTCACTGGATTAGCAACTGTAGAAAATGAGTTGTATGTGAGTGATTTTGCTGCTAACCGCATTCGTGTCTATGATACTGATACGATGAAAGAACTCCGCAGCTTTAACGTTCCAAATCCGGGAACAATAACTATTGATCGACAAAAAAATCTGTGGATTATTCAAAGCAAAAAGGGTGGTAAGCCTGCGAAAATTTTACATTATTCCCAAAATGGCAAGCAATTGCCGCAACAGATTGCAGATGTCGTTGAACCAACTGCGATCGCTATTAATCATCAAGGTAAGCTGTTAGTGGCAGAAAATGGCCCACGTCAGCAAATGTTGATTTACGATATTAAAAGCCAGCCAGTACAGGTGGGGAGTTTTGGTTCTAAAGGTGGAATCTATGCAGGAGTTCCTGGTGAAGTTCGAGATTTGAAACTTTATGGACTTACCGGAGTCGGTACAGATGCTTCAGGCAATATTTATATAAATAGTAATGGTTTCAACAGATCAGGAACAGATTTGCGGAAATTTTCGCCATCGGGAAAACTAATATGGCGATCGCTGGGATTGATATTCGTCGATAATGCAGATGCAGATCCTAAAACTGATGGTGTAGATTTATTCACCAAACAAGAACATTATTTGATGGACTACAGTAAGCCTGCTGGTAAGCAATGGACTTACAAAGCTTACACCTTAAATGCTTTCAAATATCCTCAAGATCCACGTCTGCATACATCACCAGATGGAACCTTTTTTCGCCGCATCCAAGGGAAGCCGTTTTTATTCCTCACAGATATGTATAGCAGCTTTCTGCAAATATATCGTTTTAATCCAGCCACAGATGGTAAAATTGCCATCCCAGCCGGAATGTTTGTTGGTACTAATGGCGATAAAAAATCAATAACTGGAACTTGGCCACCGCATCAACCAAAACAAGGGGAATGGATTTGGCGCGACGGTAACGGTAACGGTACTTTTGAAAAGAACGAATATGATATCAGCAAAGATTATCCCTATCTTGGCGGGTGGTGGGTAGACAGCAAAGGAGATGTTTGGAAAGCTTTGCGAACACAAGATGGCACTGGCATCCGGCACTATCCTTTACAGGGAATAGATTCTAAAGGCAACCCCATCTACAGCTACAGTTCGATGGAAAAGCAAACTACTCCCAGCATATTTAACGACTTGCGGCGGATCGAATATTTCCCTCAAACAGATACTATGTATTTGTCAGGCTTCACAGTAGATCACCCCGCCTTCGGCGACGATACAAAAGTTGCTGGATCTGAAATTGCTCGTTTTGACAATTGGAGTCAAGGAAATCGTACTCCTCGCTGGCGGATTGTAATTCCTTACGACACCACTGGCAAACGCGAAGTAGCTACGGCTGCAATAAGTGTGGCGGGAGACAATGTATTTGCCGTGACATTTAAAACCGCAGAGGTATATGTCTACAATGCCACGACAGGAGCGCAAGTAGACAAGTTAAAACCAGGCCCAGAAGTTGGAGGCGAAAGTGGCTGGATTGATATACCTTATGGTATCCGCGCTTTTCGACGTTCAAATGGTGAGTATTTGGTATTTGTGGAAGAAAATTGGAAAGGAAAGGTGATTGTGTATCGCCTGGCGGGGTGA